The following coding sequences are from one Streptomyces dengpaensis window:
- a CDS encoding class II fructose-bisphosphate aldolase, which produces MPLAATEDLVFAATGARTAVAAFNVITLEHVEAVIAGAESVDAPVVLQVSENAVKFRYGRLLPLARAATAAAERASVPVALHLDHVQSDELLRQAPGAGFSSVMYDAARLPYEENLAATRAAADWAHAQGLWIEAELGEVGGKPGSGGRGSAAVPPLDAHAPGARTDPGEARAFVADSGVDALAVAIGSSHAMTTRTATLDHGLLKRLTAALGVPLVLHGSSGVPDDELAAAVAGGIAKVNVGTALNLAMTGAIREFLAAHPEAVDSRKYLGVGREAMARMVARFIGVLRG; this is translated from the coding sequence GTGCCCCTCGCAGCAACCGAGGACCTGGTCTTCGCGGCCACCGGGGCGCGGACCGCCGTCGCCGCGTTCAACGTCATCACCCTGGAACACGTCGAGGCCGTCATCGCGGGAGCCGAGTCCGTCGACGCGCCTGTCGTCCTCCAAGTCAGCGAGAACGCGGTGAAGTTCCGCTACGGACGGCTGCTCCCGCTGGCCCGCGCCGCGACCGCGGCGGCCGAACGCGCCTCGGTGCCGGTCGCGTTGCACCTCGACCACGTCCAGAGCGACGAACTGCTGCGGCAGGCGCCCGGCGCCGGGTTCAGCTCCGTGATGTACGACGCGGCACGACTGCCGTACGAGGAGAATCTCGCCGCCACCCGCGCCGCCGCCGACTGGGCCCATGCCCAAGGCCTGTGGATCGAGGCCGAGTTGGGGGAGGTCGGCGGCAAGCCCGGGTCGGGCGGGCGGGGGAGTGCGGCCGTGCCGCCGCTCGACGCGCACGCCCCCGGCGCCCGCACCGACCCCGGCGAGGCCCGCGCCTTCGTGGCCGACTCCGGCGTGGACGCCCTCGCCGTCGCCATCGGCAGCTCGCACGCGATGACCACGCGCACCGCCACCCTCGACCACGGCCTCCTCAAACGCCTGACGGCCGCGCTCGGTGTGCCCCTCGTCCTGCACGGCTCCTCCGGAGTGCCGGACGACGAGCTGGCGGCGGCCGTCGCGGGAGGCATCGCCAAGGTCAACGTCGGTACGGCGCTGAACCTCGCGATGACCGGCGCCATCAGGGAGTTCCTCGCCGCCCACCCCGAAGCGGTGGACTCACGGAAGTACCTCGGCGTGGGACGGGAGGCGATGGCGCGCATGGTGGCGCGCTTCATCGGCGTACTCCGCGGATGA
- a CDS encoding methyltransferase yields the protein MTTPWGEYALARFPEDPRERLRAWDAADTYLLRHLAESETPLTGAVVIVGDRWGALATALSAHRPTQITDSFLALEATRANLARAGAEEGAVRLLTTQDPPPDRIDVLLVRVPKSLALLEDQLHRLAPGVHEGTVVVGTGMVKEIHTSTLQLFERILGPTRTSLAEKKARLIFCTPYPDIARDANPWPYSYELEDGIGPVSGRTVVNHAGVFCADRLDIGTRFFLQHLPRSRGAERVVDLGCGNGVLGTAIALANPEAEVLFVDESFQAVASAEATYRANADGSAEFRVGDGLAGVPAGSVDLVLNNPPFHSHQATTDTTAWRMFSGARRALRPGGELWVIGNRHLGYHLKLRRLFGNSELVAGDAKFVILRAVKK from the coding sequence ATGACCACACCCTGGGGCGAGTACGCGCTCGCCCGCTTCCCCGAGGACCCGCGTGAGCGGCTGCGTGCCTGGGACGCCGCCGACACCTATCTGCTGCGGCACCTCGCGGAGAGCGAGACCCCGCTGACGGGTGCGGTCGTGATCGTCGGCGACCGGTGGGGCGCGCTCGCCACGGCGCTGTCGGCGCACCGGCCGACGCAGATCACCGACTCGTTCCTCGCGCTGGAGGCGACCCGGGCGAATCTGGCGCGGGCTGGTGCCGAGGAAGGTGCGGTACGGCTGCTGACCACGCAGGACCCGCCGCCCGACCGTATCGATGTGCTGCTCGTACGGGTGCCGAAGAGCCTGGCTCTCCTGGAGGACCAGTTGCACCGGCTGGCTCCGGGTGTGCACGAGGGGACGGTCGTCGTCGGCACCGGGATGGTCAAGGAGATCCACACCTCGACGCTGCAGCTCTTCGAACGGATCCTCGGCCCGACCCGCACCTCGCTGGCCGAGAAGAAGGCCCGGCTCATCTTCTGCACCCCGTACCCGGACATCGCACGGGACGCCAATCCGTGGCCGTACAGCTACGAGCTCGAAGACGGCATCGGGCCGGTCTCCGGCCGCACCGTCGTCAATCACGCCGGTGTCTTCTGTGCCGACCGTCTCGACATCGGCACCCGGTTCTTCCTCCAGCACCTGCCGCGCAGCCGGGGTGCCGAGCGGGTCGTGGACCTGGGATGCGGCAATGGCGTCCTCGGTACGGCGATCGCGCTGGCCAATCCGGAGGCCGAGGTGCTGTTCGTGGACGAGTCGTTCCAGGCGGTGGCCTCGGCGGAGGCGACCTACCGGGCGAACGCCGACGGGAGCGCGGAGTTCCGCGTCGGTGACGGGCTGGCGGGCGTCCCCGCCGGAAGCGTCGACCTCGTACTCAACAATCCGCCGTTCCACTCGCACCAGGCGACGACGGACACGACGGCCTGGCGGATGTTCTCGGGGGCCCGGCGCGCGCTGCGGCCGGGCGGCGAGCTGTGGGTGATCGGCAATCGCCACCTCGGCTATCATCTGAAGCTGCGCCGCCTCTTCGGCAACAGCGAACTCGTCGCCGGTGACGCGAAGTTCGTGATTCTGCGGGCCGTCAAGAAGTAA
- a CDS encoding alpha-ketoglutarate-dependent dioxygenase AlkB family protein: protein MDAELFPRSRTEIAPGAVHLPDWLDADRQRQLLEACRVWARPPAGLRTVRTPGGGTMTSRQVCLGWHWYPYGYARTVVDGDGSPVKPFPAWLADLGRDAVTEALGPDAAATAPYDIALINFYDADARMGMHRDSDEKSDAPVVSLSVGDTCVFRFGNTESRARPYTDVELRSGDLFVFGGASRLAYHGVPRVHAGTAPSELGLTGRLNVTLRVSGF from the coding sequence ATGGACGCCGAGCTGTTCCCCCGGAGCCGGACGGAGATCGCGCCCGGCGCGGTGCACCTGCCGGACTGGCTGGACGCCGACCGCCAGCGGCAGCTCCTCGAGGCCTGCCGTGTCTGGGCCCGCCCACCGGCAGGTCTGCGCACGGTCCGCACCCCCGGCGGCGGCACGATGACCTCCCGGCAGGTCTGCCTCGGCTGGCACTGGTATCCGTACGGGTACGCGCGCACGGTCGTCGACGGCGACGGCTCCCCGGTGAAACCCTTCCCGGCCTGGCTGGCCGACCTGGGCCGCGACGCTGTGACCGAGGCCCTCGGCCCGGATGCCGCCGCGACCGCCCCGTACGACATCGCACTGATCAACTTCTATGACGCCGACGCCCGCATGGGCATGCACCGCGACAGCGACGAGAAGTCGGACGCACCGGTGGTGTCGCTGAGCGTCGGCGACACCTGCGTCTTCCGGTTCGGGAACACGGAGTCCCGCGCGCGTCCGTACACGGACGTCGAGCTGCGCAGCGGCGACCTCTTCGTCTTCGGCGGGGCGTCGCGGCTCGCGTATCACGGGGTTCCGCGGGTGCACGCGGGCACGGCGCCGTCGGAGTTGGGGCTGACAGGACGGCTGAACGTCACGTTGCGGGTGAGTGGCTTCTAG
- a CDS encoding ROK family protein, which yields MNGKAGPRAAGEGNTRTRLDRGRGALGPALELVHTGRAPTRAVLTAELGVTRATAGAVAAELEALGLIRVDARPGAALGSQGRPSHRLEVAEDGPVVLAAQVHADGFRAALVGLGGRIVATAPGCETVDADPAKVLGSVVEAGAELLRQTGRRCVGAGLAVPSAVAEPEGLALNPLHLAWPAGSPVRRIFAERVRAAGIRGPAFAANDVNLAALAEHRHGAGRGARDLLCVATGHRGVGGALVLDGRLHTGSSGLALEVGHLTVNAEGRPCYCGSRGCLDVEADPLAFLTAAGRDPGPEVSLLQQANDLIRGHYADPAIRTATEELIDRLGLGLAGLVNILNPDRIILGGLHRTLLDADPERLRAVVADRSLWGQSGGVPILACTLHHNSLVGAAELAWQPVLDDPLAALAAA from the coding sequence ATGAACGGCAAGGCGGGCCCCCGGGCGGCGGGGGAAGGGAACACGCGGACGCGGCTGGACCGGGGGCGCGGAGCGCTCGGGCCGGCGCTGGAGCTCGTGCACACCGGGCGTGCGCCGACGCGTGCCGTGCTCACCGCCGAGCTGGGGGTCACCCGGGCGACCGCGGGCGCGGTGGCCGCGGAGCTAGAGGCGCTCGGACTGATCCGGGTCGACGCACGGCCCGGAGCCGCGCTCGGTTCGCAGGGCCGGCCCTCGCACCGCCTCGAAGTCGCCGAGGACGGGCCCGTCGTGCTCGCCGCGCAGGTGCACGCCGACGGGTTCCGCGCCGCGCTGGTGGGTCTCGGCGGCCGGATCGTGGCCACCGCGCCCGGCTGCGAGACCGTCGACGCCGATCCGGCGAAGGTGCTCGGGTCGGTCGTCGAAGCGGGCGCCGAGCTGTTGCGGCAGACCGGGCGGCGTTGTGTGGGTGCCGGCCTCGCGGTGCCGTCCGCCGTCGCCGAACCCGAGGGGCTCGCCCTCAACCCGCTGCACCTGGCATGGCCCGCGGGCTCTCCGGTGCGCCGGATCTTCGCCGAGCGGGTGCGCGCGGCCGGCATCCGGGGACCCGCGTTCGCGGCCAACGACGTCAACCTCGCCGCCCTCGCCGAGCACCGCCACGGCGCGGGCCGGGGCGCCCGCGACCTGCTGTGCGTGGCCACCGGACACCGAGGCGTCGGCGGGGCGCTGGTGCTCGACGGGCGGCTGCACACGGGCAGTTCGGGGCTCGCCCTCGAAGTCGGCCATCTCACCGTCAACGCCGAGGGCCGCCCCTGCTACTGCGGCAGCCGCGGCTGTCTCGACGTCGAGGCGGACCCGCTGGCCTTCCTCACGGCCGCGGGCCGTGACCCCGGCCCCGAGGTGTCGCTGCTCCAGCAGGCCAACGACCTGATCCGCGGCCACTACGCCGACCCGGCCATCCGCACGGCCACCGAGGAGCTGATCGACCGGCTGGGCCTCGGACTCGCCGGCCTCGTCAACATCCTCAACCCGGACCGCATCATCCTCGGCGGGCTGCACCGCACCCTCCTCGACGCCGACCCGGAGCGACTGCGCGCCGTCGTGGCCGACCGCAGCCTGTGGGGGCAGAGCGGCGGCGTACCGATCCTCGCCTGCACGCTGCACCACAACAGCCTGGTGGGGGCTGCCGAGTTGGCGTGGCAGCCGGTGCTCGACGACCCGCTGGCGGCGCTGGCCGCGGCCTGA
- a CDS encoding phosphotriesterase family protein, whose translation MSTPPTGLAGTVRTVLGDIRPEDLGVCDAHDHLFFKSPQLPGQELRDAFAARAELAAFRAQGGGGVVQWTPYGLGRRAADLPPLTRDTGVHVVAATGLHQAAHYTPESLTELRGRLAEVFVSELTTGIGTSGVRAGLIKVAGGFHALDAHARWTMTAAAEAHHATGAPIAVHLELSTGALDVLDLLCGELGVPPHRVILGHLNRSPDFVVQRVAAEAGAYLAFDGPSRAHHATDWRMPDAVRALADAGFGRRLLLGGDTTTAAARSVDGGPGMPYLLRRVRPRLEVALGKELVDRILTENAGRAFAVEWR comes from the coding sequence GTGAGCACGCCCCCGACCGGCCTCGCGGGCACGGTCCGCACGGTCCTCGGGGACATACGCCCCGAGGACCTGGGCGTGTGCGACGCGCACGACCACCTCTTCTTCAAGAGCCCCCAACTCCCCGGCCAGGAACTGCGCGACGCGTTCGCCGCACGGGCCGAGCTGGCCGCGTTCCGCGCGCAGGGCGGCGGAGGCGTGGTGCAGTGGACGCCGTACGGCCTGGGCCGGCGCGCCGCGGACCTGCCGCCGCTCACCCGCGACACCGGCGTACACGTGGTCGCCGCGACCGGGCTGCACCAAGCGGCGCACTACACCCCGGAGTCGCTGACCGAGCTGCGCGGCAGGCTGGCCGAGGTGTTCGTGTCCGAGCTGACCACGGGCATCGGTACGTCAGGGGTGAGGGCCGGGCTGATCAAGGTCGCGGGCGGCTTCCACGCCCTCGACGCGCACGCCCGCTGGACGATGACCGCTGCGGCCGAGGCGCACCACGCCACGGGTGCGCCGATCGCCGTCCACCTGGAGCTGAGCACAGGCGCGCTGGACGTACTCGACCTTCTGTGCGGCGAGTTGGGCGTGCCGCCGCACCGGGTGATCCTGGGCCACCTCAACCGTTCACCGGACTTCGTGGTGCAGCGCGTGGCCGCCGAGGCGGGCGCGTACCTCGCCTTCGACGGGCCCTCCCGGGCGCACCACGCCACCGACTGGCGCATGCCCGACGCCGTACGCGCCCTCGCGGACGCCGGTTTCGGCCGTCGCCTGCTGCTCGGCGGCGACACGACGACCGCCGCCGCCCGCTCGGTCGACGGCGGCCCCGGGATGCCGTATCTGCTGCGGCGGGTGCGCCCGCGGCTCGAAGTCGCCCTGGGCAAGGAGCTGGTGGACCGCATCCTCACCGAGAACGCCGGGCGCGCTTTCGCGGTGGAGTGGCGCTAA
- a CDS encoding DUF4865 family protein has translation MHALQYELTFPADYDMDIIRGRVSRIGHLLDDWDGLGFKTYLIRERGVDGSPVNQYAPFYLWNGAEGMNRFLWGGAFQGLVNDFGRPVVQHWTGLAYEEGGAAGSPAKVAVRRRERVPEGVELSEVMEEAVREAGRLAALDGAVCAAAAVDPRHWELVHFSLWDHDSPKAPGEIFRVLHMSAPERDRLPRGGQW, from the coding sequence ATGCACGCCCTGCAGTACGAGCTCACCTTCCCCGCCGACTACGACATGGACATCATCCGCGGCCGTGTCTCCCGCATCGGGCATCTGCTCGACGACTGGGACGGGCTCGGATTCAAGACGTATCTGATACGCGAGCGCGGGGTGGACGGCTCGCCGGTCAACCAGTACGCGCCGTTCTACCTGTGGAACGGCGCCGAGGGCATGAACCGCTTCCTCTGGGGCGGCGCGTTCCAGGGGCTCGTCAACGACTTCGGGCGCCCCGTGGTGCAGCACTGGACCGGTCTCGCGTACGAGGAGGGCGGCGCCGCCGGTTCGCCCGCCAAGGTCGCGGTGCGGCGGCGGGAGCGTGTACCGGAAGGTGTGGAGCTGTCCGAGGTGATGGAGGAGGCCGTGCGCGAGGCGGGGCGGCTGGCCGCGCTGGACGGCGCGGTCTGCGCCGCGGCGGCCGTCGATCCGCGGCACTGGGAGCTCGTGCACTTCTCGCTCTGGGACCACGACTCCCCCAAGGCACCGGGGGAGATCTTCCGCGTGCTGCACATGTCGGCGCCGGAACGGGACCGGCTGCCGCGGGGCGGGCAGTGGTGA
- a CDS encoding TetR/AcrR family transcriptional regulator, which produces MSTPERLIESTRELLWERGYVGTSPKAILERAGAGQGSMYHHFKGKADLALAAIRRTAEDMRATAEGVLDGPGTPYERIEAYLRRERDVLRGCPIGRLTMDPEVFASDELRAPVDETLDWIRERLAGIVEEGQEQGQFAPSLDGEEIAATIVATVQGGYVLARASGSPAAFDAGVRGLLSLLSPR; this is translated from the coding sequence ATGAGCACCCCGGAGCGATTGATCGAGTCCACCCGCGAGCTGTTGTGGGAGCGCGGCTACGTGGGCACCAGCCCCAAGGCGATCCTGGAGCGCGCGGGCGCCGGGCAGGGCAGCATGTACCACCACTTCAAGGGCAAGGCCGATCTCGCCCTGGCGGCGATCCGGCGGACAGCCGAAGACATGCGCGCTACCGCCGAGGGAGTACTCGACGGGCCGGGAACACCGTACGAGCGCATCGAGGCCTATCTGCGGCGCGAGCGTGACGTGTTGCGCGGTTGCCCGATCGGACGGCTCACGATGGATCCGGAGGTCTTCGCGAGCGACGAGCTGCGCGCGCCCGTCGACGAGACGCTCGACTGGATCCGCGAGCGGCTGGCCGGGATCGTCGAAGAGGGCCAGGAACAGGGCCAGTTCGCGCCCTCCCTGGACGGCGAGGAGATCGCGGCGACGATCGTCGCCACCGTCCAGGGCGGTTACGTCCTCGCCCGCGCGTCCGGTTCGCCCGCCGCCTTCGACGCCGGCGTCCGGGGACTGCTCTCCCTTCTCTCGCCGCGATAG
- a CDS encoding SHOCT domain-containing protein, translating into MQTLANWDGGGPGPWILFFPLIWAAVVIGVVTVLRRTVWRGRGGPWRAMTDSRPSGDSPIAVLGRRFASGEIDEDEYWRRLSVLDEQFGRTGKGGAA; encoded by the coding sequence ATGCAAACCCTGGCGAACTGGGACGGCGGCGGCCCCGGCCCGTGGATCCTGTTCTTCCCGCTGATCTGGGCGGCCGTCGTGATCGGCGTCGTGACCGTCCTGCGCCGCACCGTCTGGCGCGGCCGCGGCGGACCGTGGCGCGCGATGACCGACTCCCGCCCGTCCGGCGACTCGCCGATCGCAGTGCTCGGCCGCCGCTTCGCCTCCGGAGAGATCGACGAGGACGAGTACTGGCGCCGGCTCTCCGTCCTGGACGAGCAGTTCGGGCGTACGGGCAAGGGAGGTGCGGCGTGA
- a CDS encoding ABC transporter ATP-binding protein: protein MTTATTTRHAAGVTDAVKVYGSGDTAVRALDRVSVGFPAGRFTAIMGPSGSGKSTLMHCAAGLDTLTSGAAFIGDTELGTLDDRRLTLLRRDRIGFVFQAFNLVPTLTVAENITLPLDLAGSKGSRAWIDTLVDVVGLRDRLHHRPSELSGGQQQRVAVARAFAGQPDVVFADEPTGNLDSRSGEEVLNLLGRAVRQMDRTVVMVTHDPVAAAHADEVVFLADGRLVDRMESPTADKVLDRMKAFEVPS, encoded by the coding sequence GTGACGACCGCGACCACGACGCGTCATGCCGCGGGTGTCACCGACGCCGTCAAGGTGTACGGCAGCGGAGACACCGCCGTGAGGGCCCTGGACAGGGTGAGCGTCGGCTTTCCGGCCGGGCGCTTCACCGCGATCATGGGGCCCTCGGGCTCCGGCAAGTCCACCCTGATGCACTGCGCGGCCGGCCTGGACACGCTCACCTCGGGAGCCGCGTTCATCGGCGACACCGAGCTGGGGACGCTCGACGACCGCCGTCTGACGCTGCTGCGCCGCGACCGCATCGGCTTCGTCTTCCAGGCGTTCAACCTGGTCCCGACGCTGACCGTCGCGGAGAACATCACCCTGCCGCTGGACCTTGCCGGGTCCAAGGGCTCGCGCGCATGGATCGACACGCTCGTCGACGTCGTCGGCCTGCGTGACCGGCTCCACCATCGCCCGAGCGAACTCTCCGGCGGACAGCAGCAACGCGTCGCCGTGGCACGGGCGTTCGCCGGACAGCCCGACGTCGTCTTCGCCGACGAACCCACCGGCAACCTCGACTCCCGCTCCGGCGAGGAGGTGCTGAACCTTCTCGGCCGCGCGGTGCGCCAGATGGACCGCACGGTCGTCATGGTGACGCACGACCCGGTGGCGGCCGCACACGCCGACGAAGTCGTCTTCCTCGCGGACGGACGCCTCGTCGACCGCATGGAATCCCCGACCGCCGACAAGGTCCTGGACCGCATGAAAGCCTTCGAGGTGCCGTCATGA
- a CDS encoding ABC transporter permease yields the protein MNASVRLSVSSLRAHKRRFAGTFLAVLLGVAFLAGTLVMGDTLRASFDSMFGNATSGTDAVVRSADTITTPGESEGVRAPVDTGLVKTVEQTHGVAAAVPDIQGAGQLVGSDGKPIGGQGPPTLAGNWIDDPKLNAYQLAEGRAPEKSGEVVVNRGAAEQGDLRIGDTTTLRTPDPVQVTIVGLATFGGEDGMAQVTFTGMTQADAEKYLTAQPGEAAGIRVRAGPGVSQRQLVSDLTPVLPKGVEAITGQESAQENTDMISSQFLTIFTTFLLVFSGVALLVATFSIHNTFAIVVAQRTRENALLRALGASTSQVTVSTLVEASVVAVAASAVGLAGGIGIAAGLQALFPAIGFPFPDGDLVIGDVSMLLPLAVGIVVCLGSALLPAVRAGRTAPLAALRETAVDQSGASRPRAVVGGALAALAVGTTLTGVLANPSLWLAGLGAVLALAAFVVLGPVASSTAVRVLGSPLDRLRGVTGGLARRNALRSPKRTAATASALMIGVAVVSLFTVFGASLKATMDQTVSRSFAGDVAVSTPSFGAGGSGLSPKLAGEITRQPVVEHAVGLGRGVAEVDGKGRALTVTDPVTLGKVFDLGDVRGSLDDLGTDGIAITETEADKQHLTTGDTVQLAFTDGKKETFTVRAVYGRSELAGDYVITRAAWAPHRTQDSDTLVAVSFKDGVSTADGKAAVEKVAEQYGNPEVQTRDAYAQSSAGGIDMMLTLVYALLALAVLIALLGIANTLTLAIHERTRELGLLRAVGQTRAQLRAMVRWESVLVAAFGTAGGLTLGVFLGWVLVTASDGASDSTFAFAIPPVQLVVVALVGLAAGALAGLRPARRAARLDVLRAIATE from the coding sequence ATGAACGCCTCCGTGCGCCTGAGCGTGTCCTCCCTGCGCGCCCACAAACGACGCTTCGCCGGTACGTTCCTGGCGGTGCTCCTCGGCGTCGCCTTCCTGGCCGGTACGCTGGTCATGGGCGACACGCTGCGGGCGAGCTTCGACTCGATGTTCGGCAACGCGACGAGCGGCACCGACGCCGTCGTCCGCAGCGCCGACACCATCACTACGCCCGGCGAGAGTGAGGGCGTCCGCGCGCCCGTCGACACCGGCCTGGTGAAGACCGTCGAGCAGACCCATGGTGTGGCGGCCGCCGTGCCCGACATCCAGGGAGCGGGCCAACTCGTCGGCTCCGACGGCAAGCCCATCGGCGGCCAGGGTCCGCCCACGCTCGCGGGCAACTGGATCGACGACCCGAAGCTCAACGCGTACCAGCTCGCCGAAGGCCGTGCCCCGGAGAAGTCCGGCGAGGTCGTCGTCAACCGGGGCGCCGCCGAGCAGGGCGACCTCAGGATCGGAGACACGACGACCCTGCGCACACCCGATCCCGTCCAGGTGACCATCGTGGGCCTCGCGACCTTCGGCGGCGAGGACGGCATGGCGCAGGTGACGTTCACCGGAATGACGCAGGCCGACGCCGAGAAGTACCTCACCGCGCAGCCCGGCGAGGCCGCGGGCATCCGGGTGCGGGCCGGCCCCGGTGTCAGTCAGCGGCAGCTCGTCTCCGACCTGACTCCCGTGCTGCCCAAGGGAGTTGAGGCCATCACCGGCCAGGAGTCGGCCCAGGAGAACACCGACATGATCTCCAGCCAGTTCCTGACCATCTTCACGACCTTCCTCCTCGTGTTCTCCGGCGTCGCGCTGCTCGTCGCGACCTTCTCCATCCACAACACCTTCGCGATCGTGGTCGCTCAACGCACCCGCGAGAACGCCCTGTTGCGCGCGCTCGGTGCATCCACCTCGCAGGTCACGGTCTCGACCCTGGTCGAGGCGAGCGTCGTCGCGGTGGCGGCGTCGGCCGTGGGTCTCGCGGGCGGAATCGGCATCGCGGCGGGACTGCAGGCGCTTTTCCCGGCCATCGGATTCCCGTTCCCCGACGGCGACTTGGTGATCGGCGACGTGTCCATGCTGCTCCCGCTCGCGGTCGGCATCGTCGTCTGCCTCGGGTCCGCGCTGCTGCCCGCCGTACGCGCCGGACGCACCGCCCCGCTGGCCGCGCTGCGCGAGACGGCCGTCGACCAGTCCGGTGCCTCGCGCCCGCGCGCGGTCGTCGGCGGCGCTCTGGCGGCACTGGCGGTCGGGACCACCCTGACCGGCGTCCTCGCGAATCCGTCGCTGTGGCTCGCGGGCCTGGGTGCCGTACTGGCCCTCGCCGCCTTCGTGGTCCTCGGCCCCGTCGCGTCCTCGACAGCGGTACGGGTCCTTGGCAGTCCCCTCGACAGACTGCGCGGCGTGACCGGCGGACTCGCCCGGCGCAACGCGTTGCGCAGCCCGAAGCGGACCGCCGCCACCGCCAGCGCCCTGATGATCGGCGTCGCCGTCGTCTCGCTGTTCACCGTCTTCGGCGCCTCGCTCAAGGCCACCATGGACCAGACGGTCTCCCGGTCCTTCGCGGGCGACGTCGCCGTCAGCACCCCGTCGTTCGGCGCCGGCGGCAGCGGACTCAGCCCGAAACTGGCTGGCGAGATCACGCGGCAGCCGGTGGTCGAGCACGCCGTCGGGCTGGGCCGCGGTGTCGCCGAAGTCGATGGCAAGGGGCGCGCGCTGACCGTCACGGACCCGGTCACGCTCGGCAAGGTCTTCGACCTCGGCGACGTGCGCGGCTCGCTGGACGACCTGGGCACCGACGGCATCGCCATCACCGAGACGGAGGCCGACAAGCAGCACCTGACGACCGGCGACACGGTCCAACTCGCCTTCACCGACGGCAAGAAGGAGACTTTCACCGTCCGCGCGGTCTACGGCCGGTCGGAACTCGCGGGCGACTACGTCATCACCCGCGCCGCCTGGGCCCCGCACCGCACCCAGGACTCCGACACGCTCGTCGCCGTCTCCTTCAAGGACGGCGTGAGCACGGCCGACGGCAAGGCCGCGGTGGAGAAGGTCGCGGAACAGTACGGCAACCCCGAGGTGCAGACCCGCGACGCATACGCGCAGTCCTCGGCCGGTGGCATCGACATGATGCTGACTCTGGTGTACGCGCTGCTCGCCCTCGCGGTGCTCATCGCCCTGCTCGGCATCGCCAACACGCTCACCCTCGCGATCCACGAGCGCACCCGCGAACTGGGTCTGCTGCGGGCCGTCGGACAGACCCGGGCGCAGCTGCGCGCCATGGTCCGCTGGGAGTCGGTGCTGGTGGCCGCCTTCGGCACGGCGGGTGGCCTCACCCTCGGCGTCTTCCTCGGCTGGGTGCTCGTCACGGCCTCCGACGGCGCGTCGGACAGCACCTTCGCCTTCGCGATCCCACCCGTACAGCTCGTCGTCGTGGCGCTCGTGGGCCTCGCGGCCGGAGCCCTCGCGGGCCTGCGCCCGGCCCGGCGGGCGGCACGCCTGGACGTGCTGCGCGCCATCGCCACCGAGTGA
- a CDS encoding ATP-binding protein, giving the protein MISQPSRHCTVELQALPSRIGQVRRIVSAQLRYWHLDALIDRAALCVTELLTNVHRHAQPDKLCTVEIELLLDRLTVSVHDHDPRLPEIRDDVDPTATCGRGLAMVAAVSESWGVRPDGDAGKVVWFTLPAPTAVVASARPSYVAARDTTRRHAVDERRPEHAPARSAVVG; this is encoded by the coding sequence GTGATCAGCCAGCCAAGCAGGCATTGCACGGTGGAGCTCCAAGCCCTGCCGTCGCGGATCGGCCAGGTCCGCAGAATCGTCTCTGCGCAGTTGCGCTACTGGCATCTGGACGCCTTGATCGACCGGGCCGCGCTCTGCGTGACCGAGCTGCTGACCAACGTCCACCGGCACGCTCAGCCCGACAAACTGTGCACCGTGGAGATCGAGCTGCTGCTCGACCGGCTCACGGTCTCGGTGCACGACCACGACCCCCGCCTTCCCGAGATACGGGACGACGTCGACCCCACCGCCACCTGCGGACGCGGCCTCGCGATGGTCGCCGCGGTGAGCGAGAGCTGGGGAGTGCGTCCCGACGGCGACGCGGGCAAGGTCGTGTGGTTCACGCTTCCGGCGCCGACGGCCGTGGTGGCGTCCGCCCGTCCGTCGTACGTCGCGGCCCGCGACACCACCCGCAGGCACGCCGTCGACGAGCGCAGGCCGGAACACGCTCCCGCCCGGTCCGCCGTTGTCGGCTGA